From Clarias gariepinus isolate MV-2021 ecotype Netherlands chromosome 1, CGAR_prim_01v2, whole genome shotgun sequence:
GGATCCTTTCGTGTTGGAACTGCACGTGAGCTGCGTAACACTCTCCAAAAGTGCTGCTGAGCAAAACTGGTTTCGACCGGTCCATGGGTCAGGTGTGCTTGAGTCAATTAATACCAGACTGCTGTGTTTCTGAAGTTGCAATTCGAGGTAGTTGGATCTAGATTACTGAAGTTACTGCCCAGGTCTTGCACAAGCAAGGGGGCATGCCAGGCCAGAGTTATGTAACCTGTAGTCGGCTGGTGTTAGGCATGCTCAACTTTTAAGTAGGTAATTACAAGAGAGTAATTAAATAAAGCCAGTGATCTGATATGCTTCGCTTAAAATTGCCTTTCTGTGCCATTGTGCATGTGGATCAGTCAgtcgtatatactgtatattgatacACTACCcgcccccaccccaccccaatAATGATTACTAATAACCACGAAATAACTTTTCTCCTATTTGTCCTCATCAGGCATAAATAATGTGACTCAGTTTATGTGTGAACTTTGGCCTACTTATCCATTTAAGCCTTGAGCTTGAGGACTGTTTtggagtttttatccagctggCTCTTGTTTGTCATATCTGACCATATGAAACACTTTATTTTTCCATGTTATGGTTTATCTCATAATACTTGAAAGTAGGAGCCCGGTTAGAGATGCTGACCATCAAAAGGGATGTAAAGATGTCCTATAATAAGGTCACATCATTCTTATCGGGGGGTCACATGGAATTTTCATGTGGACTACATGGTTATTTTCTTTTCCCTGTGTTCCTGAAGAGTCGTCCCAGTAAGCATGAACAATCTTCTGAGAATGAAGCATTGTTTGGTTTAAAACACACGTGTGCAGGCACGCATGTAATAACACATTCATGCGATGTTGGAGTCAATCAGAATACTCTGAATCAGGTGTGTCTTATATaaaacacccacacatacatacacacgctGCACCCGTTAACCCCAGTCCGTCTCCTGTCTTTGATACTGACTCAGCAAATTACTCTCTCTGTCCGCTGGccttgtggttttttttttctccctctatcCTGACATCCTCATTTTCCTCTGATTCACACAGCTGGGTCGATGAATTTTTCTGCTTTGCTGGTTTCTTTATAGCATCCCATTTGTCTCTGCCATGCCTACTGACATTAATCACTCCTCCCTATGTGCTgggtttttgcttttatttcctAACACCTTCATTTCCAGATCCACGGTCTAgctactatctatctatctatctatctatctatctatctatctatctatttatacaTCCATCCTTATTTTAGCCTCTTCTGCCTTGTTTGTCTCTTCAGGACTTGTTTGGTTAGAATTGCTGAGGATGCATTGTCATTTTATGACCTTTGGCCAAAACACCCTTATCTGAAAATTGAAATGCTTTCCTGTCAGCCATACAGACACCAAGCTTACAAACCTTTGCTCGAAACATCAAATTTGATCAATGATTGCCTCTTGTAAAATACTGTAACTGATACTTTTATGCAGTGAAGCATTTAAATGTGTCTTGATCTAGTGTTCTAGTAAATCACACAATCTGGACAGCTGTTAATTTAACTATTTGATGATAATCATTCTGTTCAATGGTTTGTATGTCTCAGGTAACATCATTGGCTCAGGGATCTTCGTCAGCCCTAAAGGCGTGCTGGAGAATGCCAGCTCCGTTGGTCTAGCGCTCATTGTCTGGATCATTACGGGTGTCATCACTGCCATCGGAGCTCTCTGTTATGCTGAGCTGGGGGTCACCATCCCTAAGTCTGGTGGCGACTATTCTTATGTGAAGGACATCTTCGGTGGACTAGCAGGGTGAGAATAGTTTGGGAATATCCCtccataatattttaaatgactgcTCATATGTTTCACCTTTTAACACCAGAAATGTTACCTACTCTtagttattaaaattttatttggttttaagcaaaaataagCCTTTCCTGAGTGGTAGAAAAGTtccacaaaaatacataaaatgacattattattcttattattattattagttgttgtagtagtagtagtagtagtagtagtagttgcaGAAATAGTACATGCTAAAATCTTCACTGACAGTTTTCACTGATAACAAAGAACATTCTACTAAATTCAAGTGATTCTTAGTCTTAATGATGGTCATTAAGCCAATTGTCCTGTTAAATATTCTCTGAGCATTCCCTAATGCcttttagattttgttattCTCAATTTCATGCCATAATGAATTGCAAGCATTACGTTGACAAGGTTATCAGAGCAGAACCCTTGATCTTTGATCTCATGATCTTTTCTTACACCAGACGGAAAACTGGAAAGCAAATGGAAAAAGTGTTTCTGTTCCATCCACATGGATAAAAACCTATGCCAcctgacctcctattggccctTCCTTGAACAAGCAACCTTCCTTTTCAATGAGAACCATTGCTTTTTATCACCAGTTTATCAAAAATCTTAACCTTCACCTTGATTAAGGTGATTTAGTACACAGAGCAGTAATTTCCTAATGTAATGCAAGGCTTTAGACAGGCTTATGCATTATTCACATAGCAGTTAGAATAATTAAGGCTTTTGAGGGCTGTGCTCACATCGTGTTACCCTGTGTGAGAATGGGCTtctaatttacacatttattaaaaatgattgGCAGTGGCTTCTATGGAGTGTGTAATAGTGATTTTATTGTTAATGGTACATGTAAAGGTTATAGACATTTGACATGCATAAGTCTATGTTCAGACTATGTGACTGTTTAatcatgtttgtgtgttctaTGTTTCGGGGTATTTCAGGTTCCTTAGATTATGGATAGCTGTTTTGGTGATCTACCCCACCAACCAAGCAGTCATCGCTCTAACCTTTTCCAACTATGTTCTGCAACCGCTCTTCCCCACCTGCTTTCCACCAGAGAACGGCCTCCGCCTGCTCGCAGCCATTTGTCTCTGTAAGTCCTGCAGTACGACATGGGGGAGGGAAGAGGGAGAATAAAGAAAGTGAGAGGGAGAAAGGCAGGAAATAAGTGCTAGAGAAAGGGAAACACTGTAGTGTAGCGAGGCCACAAACAAAAACGTAAGCAGAGGTCTAGTGCACATTATGATACTCACGTTATGTCAAGCTCAGGGCATtctcttaaaaataatagaGGTTCATCAGagcatttaaaacaattatctGTATTTGAATGTCTCAATACAAAGAACATAGACATTAATTATCGGAAATAATTCTTTAGTTATTTATAGACATCATGTTTAAAAGTGATGTTAAAGCTTTGTACATCTCTACCTGGGTATGTTTTAGCAGatgtaaacaacatttaaagaacATTTCCCATTAACCTTCACCAACTCATCTAAAGATAAACAACAGCTTATGTAAATACATTGTTTTCTCATCTGTTTGTAATTTTCTTGCTGTTTTATGCCTCTTATTCATACCAGAAGGTATTCAGACATAGTGCGTAAGCAGCCTTTTCTCATAAAGTGGTTGCCATAACAACTTGCCTGTTCATGACGACAATCATGGGGGCTGGACTAACACAATATGAGCACTTTAGAGCTGATCCAGAAATGGATCTAAATTTTACTGCAGTGACGTAAAGACAGAAAACGATCACCGGATCAGAACTGCTACTGGATCAATGCTGTGCTCATGAGAGGATCTTAGAATATGAGTGATGAGTCATGATGCAGTTCATTGTAATCTTGTTACCGATCTTACCAGAGGCAAACAGTCTAGCTCGGAGAATTGCATAAACATGTTACGTTTCTAATTTAGCAACATTCACACAGCAAGTAAAACCAGGTCCAATACATTTTCATCTTATTTGTTTGCCCATGACAATGTGTGTAGTGCAGAACCACTATTTGTAATTCCTGCAATTCAGTACATATTTAAGGCTTGCCAATGAACAGTTAGTTTACCTAAAATTTACATCAGTCAAAGAATATggtcacattacaagccacattgttTAACTGATTTTTTGGTCAGATCAAAAGTGACTTAACTGAATCTAATCTGGATGCATCTGTCCTCTGAAATGGCACACGTGCACACATCGATATGTCTTTGCTTGCaccatctgggttaaaacatGTTCTAAGTTTGTGCAATCACTCATTACTTTCCAAAAATAGATACAATTTTATAGAAAATATGCTTGGAAGTTAGCTGTATTTATTGAGGTCCAGAAGTGAGAAGGAAGAAAGCCAACTTTAGCAGAAAGTTGCTAACAGATTTTTGACAGATATTTTTAACAGATATTGCTAGCAATGCTATGAAATCCCCAACGTATGCAAGGGGCAAATAGTCACATGAATTCTGATCTGACAgttctcattcaagtcacatggCAGAATCATATATGTATTCAATCTAGGACCACATTTAAAAGTGACCCAGGTCCAACATCAGATCTGTGCATtcagtggttggaacagatgagaggggagaTGAGGATGCTGCTGAGGTGTTTACGTGAttcaattttaaaattgtatctttatttaCTCTGCAGCCTGTCTCAAAACACAtttgttctcttttcttttatttaatttaatattttattgtgaaGAAATGAGGAAATGAAGAAATGAGCTATACACGAATTGTAGAAAATCAAGTGTTCAGTTTAGAGAGGTTTTCAGCCATAGCTTAAAACATCAACacagataaaaaagaaataacccAATGAGATAATTATCAATGAGGTAGAAATAGAGAGATAGGAAATAGAAATAGATAGGAGTGTAGCAGAAGGAAGGATAGAGGACagataaaaaaagttttgaggAAATTTGTAAACCTGGACTCATTTTAAAATCCACActcttacagtatatcacagGATATTACAGGATGTGTGCAGATCACAGAGCTAGGAAAGATagtgagacagagaaacagactcTGAAATACATAtgcatatacattttaaacaggaCCAGGTAAGAGCAGATGGACTCCATTTCCGACGTGCtattaacgagtgctgtctgtGTGGAGAAGAGACACTAGCCTGGTTGTACCTGCTACTGCTGCTGTAAGAGGATCTACAGGAGGAGAAGGGGCTGTTCCAGAAcctctttttttgtcttgtgtTTCTCAGAAAGAAGGAATGCCCCCGGGACTCCTGTGCTAGATTTACAGGTTGATTAGAAAAGAGGCTGAAGGAAGGGCTTTTCGTTGTTTTCTGTTGTTGGTTTGGTCCAGTAAGTATAAAGGAAGGAAGAGTTACAAAGAACACGCTATTTCAGGAGATTCCTAGCATTGTGCTTTTCTACCTAATCCCACTTTCATGAGACACTAACATTTTAAAGCGAGCTGCTGAATAAAACAGTTTGGCTTTGGGCAAAATGAGTGGTTTATTTGTTAGTGCAAAGAATTCTCTGAGTTTGCAGCTATTTCTGCATCAAGTCTGAAAAGGTTATAGTTATAATGGGGATGTAGTAGTCATTTTTAATAGCTTTGAAtaatttttcaatttaaatctgtttacagtttaaagcaTGGTTTtatgcacatatatcttcatttttcattttacaacTTTCTGCACATTACACTGAACCTTATTCTTTTATCTGAAATTTTTATGTTCAGGAGAGTTTGTCTTTTAAGTGCTGCCTGGTGTATTCACCTGCATTggaaatacattaataatatgtTTGATGTGACATAAAACATTATGTCTATctataaaatacagtactgtgcaaaagtcttgggccacccctcatttcttcatattatgCTCCAAAAGCCAGACTGTGTTTTTAATGTACTCTTGAGGAGTGGTCgtttttttgcactgtactTTGATGTCTCtgctttaaaaaatcatattctaGTCGATTTTTATAATTCATATTTTGTCAACATGACACAGTTCTTTTGCCGGTTGaaatacatgaaaaataaacatacttcAGTTCAGGAAAgtctgtagtttttataataataataataataataataataaaagtctgCACTTGATTAGTTGATGTTAAGAGATGTAGTATCATCGAGTACAACTTCTTTTTTTAGCTGTTTACTGGTGTAGATGTCAGATATCATGAAAAGTTGTTTGTACCGACGGAGtcattaaaaaagataaagcCACTGCTTCTGCTTACATGGAACTGGATACACGTTTACCCCACTGAGGTATcactttgctgtttatgtctttaacctctgtgaacaTGGCTGGctgatgttgaaaaaaaaaaaaaacgcggaTAATGAAGTTGCAGTGTTCGTTTCTGAGAGGACCGTGAGAGTATTTTATGTTTGGTTCCAGTTATCAGGATGTTTAGGGCTCTGGTTTTTTTTCCTCCGATCACTGTTGACTGATTTGGAACACTGTATTCCTAAATCCAGTGTCATGGCGTCATAGTGAGACCTGAGGCACACAGAACTGATATGAATAAAGCAAAGACATTTATGGTTTCTTCATTAAGCACTTCATGCACGTGAAAGGTGGGATTAAGGTATTCCTACAGTACATTGTATGTCCACATGTTTGACTGAAACTATAATCATCATGTGGTCCAGGGTTTGAAGGTTACCAAGGCTTCTCCAAGCTAGAAAAAGGGAGTGGTGCAACATTTTAGTTTATGACCTGAAAGTGTACTTTAGCCGCTACAGGCATCAAgtcatgtgtgtgaatgttagaTCTTTGCACGTATTGCTCTAACTGACTCGTATTTTATATGACACAAGCAAAACTATGCAGCTAGAAAACATCATTCAGAACCAGAATATTGAATTACAGATCctacattcattttatttagttttacattCACATAGTCTGATAAAACCAAGGCCAATGTTTATAATCACAGAGTGTTTATGTCCTCCTGAGTACTGTCTGATCCCAGATCAGCATGCATAacttaaatagttttataaatacCAGTCCTGGGGTTTAAAGCCTCAGTCAATTCTtacatttaatatgtttaatgtcCATAAAACAAGACAGTTCCTGTTATCTGCTGTAGTCGTTATAGACAGACATTTTCTCATTAGCCTGTGTTATTTCTTTCTCAAAGTTAATATCACAAAAATGCtgctctgtcctgaagactcaTATCTTTCATACTTATGATTATATCCTCCTTCTTTTCTATTCAAATTGCATAGATCGTGTGTTCAGTATTTTGACATCTCCCTTACGATCTCTGCCTGTCTTAGTGCTTCTGACTTGGGTGAACTGCTCGAGTGTGCGTTGGGCCACACGAGTACAGGATGTGTTCACGGCTGGGAAACTGCTGGccctcatcctcatcatcatcatgggcATTGTGCAGATCTGCAAGGGTAAGAGCCATCTGCCTAAATGTGTCTCTATGTATTGGTGTGAGAGGTTGTCCATGTGCGAGTGTAGGAGATTTTGTGTTACTGCTTTTCTGTTTCTCTAAACCACTGATCACACAAAGTTACATCTTGTCTTTGTAATATGAAAAGATGTCATCAAGTTCAAAATCACTACACAAGCAAAACTGTGATAATCTTGTTTTCTCAGTCAAAGCATTGTTGGGGGTTAGACAGGATTACGGTGCAGAGATGGGTGTTATCTCAGGGTGCATTCTACAGACTGTTCTAATATGACTGCAGGGACAGCTATATTAAGCAGGAATGCCGTCTGTTTGGAATAGACTTTTTAATACTGTCACTTGTGAATGTCTGGCTTTCAAGTTGCTCACTCATGTCTAAGGATGGATTAAGTTTGAGTAGATGAACTGAGATAGCATGGGACAGAGAAAGACCATGTCaatgctgaaagaaaggaaatttAGGTTcctgattatatattttttttgtctctctgttcAGGTGACTATTATTGGCTGGAGCCTGTCAATGCCTTCGAGCCATTTCAGGACTACGATGTCGGTCTCATAGCTCTAGCGTTTCTTCAAGGCTCTTTTGCTTACGGAGGCTGGAACTTCCTTAATTATGTGACTGAGGAACTGGTGGATCCCTATGTGTAAGTGTACAATCTTAGACAGATGCTGGCTAACAAAATGTTATGTCTGTAATATCTAATCATCATAGGGCATAACAGCAAAACTAATTGTCCAGCTTCCCCATGACCTGGATTTAAATACTGTAGTGCACTTTGACATCTTGCCCACATTACCAAGTCAATGATTTTTagattctttttaaattttatttatttgtttcgaTAGCTCTTTGTTCCTCCTGACACTATTTGTTTAGATATACTCTCTAACAAATTCCTGGGCCTTCCAGGACCAGTGCCTTTATATTGAGATCATGTGACAGATAGACTccatgtggaaaagttcaagggggagAATACTTATAAAACAGTGCCTTTTAGTAGTTTGTAATAGATGACAATGTTAACACTTTAAGAGCCATTAGTAGTCCTTTGGGGTTTGGTTTACTTACATTTGCCATCAatacccttttttctttttaaaacagtataaatgatttgttagaaataaaaGGAATACATTAACTGAAATTGAACTGAACAGACTGACAAGGAAAAATGGCATACAAgagaactttattttaaatcgtACTTTACTTCAATTTTTCATCTTCCTCTGTACAGGAACCTGCCTCGTGCAATCTTCATCTCCATCCCTCTGGTGacttttgtgtatgtgtttgctaACATTGCCTATGTCACTGCAATGAGCCCACAGGAGCTGCTGGCCTCCAATGCTGTTGCTGTGGTGAGTTCTCTTTCCCCTGAGTCACAGAGCTGTACAGAATATTGGCTTATCCAATTAGTTTGGATTTTATCGAATCAATCCTCAATGTTGAtgaattgtgttttgtttagtaTTATACGACATATCTAAGTATCAATTGTTCTCACATGTTCTTCCAATTGATACTTATGCCACACTCCAGTATGAGAAACGATATTATTTGCAAATACAGGTCGACAAAAAGTACTGCTTGGATTATTCAGATTTTTCCAGGCCCTCCCCTCCACTATTTCTCTGTCCTGTTTCTCCCTGGCTCAAGCTCTCATTCATcactcttttgctctctcccaGACGTTTGGTGAGAAGCTGTTGGGAGTGATGTCATGGATCATGCCCATCTCGGTGGCTCTGTCCACCTTTGGGGGGGTCAACGGCTCCCTCTTCACCTCCTCTCGGTCAGTCTTGCCATCCATTTATCCACCCATTCAGTCTCATATGCTTTGTGATTACATGTAAACACACTGGGCTCATTGTCTTCCTTGTTTCATGTTATGTTTATTCATATATTGCCATTCTACATAGTGTCAGTGTCAGTTTGTCTCCCAAACACTGACCTATCAGTGCAGATATGTCCTCTGGCTCATTGTATAGAAGGATGTCTGTTCGTTTCCCCTGGTCTTTGTTCGTCTTTTTCGATTGTCATTCTCTTTTCTCACTTAGTGTCTGATGTCTGCTGTTAAACTCTATTTCTTGAACTTGTCCTGCAACATTTTCTATCAGGTTGTTCTTTGCCGGTGCGAGAGAGGGCCATCTCCCCAGCCTGCTAGCTATGATCCATGTGAAGCGCTGCACACCTATCCCTGCTCTGCTCTTTACTGTGagtcacatacacactcaataTTTTTAGACTCTTTTCCTCAGCAGTTtactaatatatacagtactgtgcaaaatctTCAGCCAGCAGTCGTTTTATAAATCAGTCATGCATTAAAAACCTAACCTAATCTAAGGCGTaaatcagtgagaaacaggagcag
This genomic window contains:
- the slc7a8a gene encoding solute carrier family 7 member 8a, whose translation is MTTDGPRHRASAASGGGDEAPQAGQKEGETSVALKKEIGLVSACGIIVGNIIGSGIFVSPKGVLENASSVGLALIVWIITGVITAIGALCYAELGVTIPKSGGDYSYVKDIFGGLAGFLRLWIAVLVIYPTNQAVIALTFSNYVLQPLFPTCFPPENGLRLLAAICLLLLTWVNCSSVRWATRVQDVFTAGKLLALILIIIMGIVQICKGDYYWLEPVNAFEPFQDYDVGLIALAFLQGSFAYGGWNFLNYVTEELVDPYVNLPRAIFISIPLVTFVYVFANIAYVTAMSPQELLASNAVAVTFGEKLLGVMSWIMPISVALSTFGGVNGSLFTSSRLFFAGAREGHLPSLLAMIHVKRCTPIPALLFTCISTLLMLCTSDMYTLINYVGFINYLFYGVTVAGQIVLRIKQPDMPRPIKISLVWPVIYLLFWAFLLVFSLYSEPVVCGIGLAIMLTGVPVYFLGVYWDKKPQCFNTFVDKMTYLGQKFCVVVYPAEEEKYEDGCGGDGIEMKEESAPLSAEDSTTPKAADC